The window CATCTGGAAATTCAATGGCGCTTGATTTGCCAGATGCAGAAGCAAGGGTTCGTTGGCGACTAGTCATAGTAGATTGCCTCTTAACCTCATTACCAATCTCCTTTTCATCAGCCACCGAATCAAGTTCCTCCTCCTCATAATCCATCTCTTCAGAAACCTTTTCAGATGCAGTTTTGTTCTTCTGTTCCCCATTAGATGGCTTCAACAGCCTCCTCACGGACTCAGTCTCTTCATTACACACAGAGACATTCCTGTACTTGAGTTTCTCCAAATATCGGATCTCATCATCACTGTCATCATTGCTTTCGAAAACTCTCTTCTTGGGGGCTCTTTTGCTCTTGCGAACCGAGCCACTTGGCCCCCCTTGTTTACTCCTCCCCGTTTCGTCTTTCTCAGGGTTCCTATTGACACCTTCGAGACCAGCCTTCCTATCTAGAGGGGAATCTGAGCTCTCCTGCCATTAAATGTCAAAAGATATAGCATGAGCCTACGGTATCTACATTGTCAAAAAGCATCTTTCGGGTCTATAGACTCTATACAAAGCATTTACCAAGAATATcaatagcatatatatatatcaaagtaAGATACTTTACCTCCAAATCGTTGTTAGTAGTATCATTCACTGGTTTTGAAGACTTTCGAGATGAACCATTAGCATGAACGCTGATCTTAAGCTTCATTCTCTTTGTTTCACCCTCTAGCTCACCCAAAGCAGTTGCCTTTCCATTGATCCTACCATTACCTTCGTCTTCACGGCTAGTGTTCTTCCAGCTGGCAGGAGCGAGCACACCTTCAGTGGAGCGTTTGTTGATCTCTCTCCGAAGAGTACCATTGTTGCCTCTTTGGGATTCAGCTATAGAATCAGCCCTAGAGATACAGTGGCTAAGACTAAACTCCTTCCTTGTAGGGTTAGTATCGAATGCAGGTATATCATCACTGGAGATCTTGCTCAAATTATCTGAAGGAGTGGATCCCTCAAGGCGAGGACGACGACGACAAGTCAAGCTACGTTTCTTCCTCACCGTATTATTCATACCATCCAAATGAGCACCACCGTTAGGTTCCATTGTATAGAGGCATATACACTAACTAACTGAAGATCGAGAAACCTCCACTGAGAAATAAAACATGTAATGCATTAGACAAAGCAAGCAAACAGATGGATCACAAAGGAGAAATCTTTGTTGAGAACTGAAATCAAAATCAGAATCCATGAACAATCAAAACGAATGATCAATGATAAGCGAGAACTAAGTACGATCTCTAGAGAATCCACAGATCGGAAACCAATTCGAAACGATCGATTCAACAACAAAATGATAAGAACCCATCAAGCAATAACACGAAAGATACAAACTTTCAAACTTATATACGATCATCATCACAAGAAACAATCGAAATCAAAAGAGGCAGCTGAAGAATACCTTAGATAGCTCAGAAAAGAATCCGAGAGAagatagagaagaagaagatgatgatgatgatgatgagaatcGGAAACCCGTAAATATAATTTTGGGAGATTGAATTgtggaagaagaaggagaagaagaattagGGTTGGGGAAAGAGTCAGGAAAAAGAATTAAGACAACAAGGAGAGGAGCCAAGTAGTAGTAGTTGTAGTAAAGAGGTGAGAGACTTATTATCTccttcttctccatctctttttttttttaacacactcacaatcaaaaaaaaaatcaaaagatccCTTTTTTTTATCGGGTTAGTTATATATACGGTCGGGTTTGGATTTTGATGCTCCCTTCCCCCTTTAGGACAGCATTTGACTCGGTGAGTGAGCCGTCTCAGAACATAACTCGAGTccctttgtttttttgttctctcaTCTCTTTCCTTTGTTTCCTTTCTGCTGCTAAAGCTTGTATTATGGAAGGAACTTATATATGGGCCTTTTATACTGAATTGTGTATATGGGCCTTTATAAATGCTTAGCTAAGGCCCATTATTTGCCCAATCATACAAACAAGTCGGCAAACCTGAGACTGTCCTTCTCAGTTCACATATCGCCcggagaaaaagaaaaaaaaaaaacacaaatccCTAAATTAGCTGAAAGAACTCATGTCTAATCGGAACTCTCAGCGGTTTCGCGGCGGAGACAACTCCGAAGACGCCGATGTAGACAACATCGATTTCATCGACAACGAAGAGGAGGAAGAACAAGCCGTTCATAACGGTGGCGGCGACGACGAAGACGAGATCGATCCACTAGACGCGTTCATGGAAGGAATCCACCAAGAGATGAAGTCTGCTCCGCCTCCCAAGCCAAAGGCGAAAGCAGAGAGGTACAAGGACGACGACGACGATCACGTCGTGAGTTTCCTCAAGGCCAAGAAGGATCTGGGCCTCACGCTAGCTGCCGACGCGCTCAACGCGGGCTACAACTCCGACGAGGAAGTCTACGCTGCCGCCAAGGCGGTAGACGCGGGGATGCTCGAGTACGATTCCGATGATAATCCCATTGTTGTCGATAAAAGGAAGATCGAGCCTATTCAAGCTCTTGATCACAGCTCCATCGATTACGAACCTATTAACAAAGACTTCTACGAGGAGGTTGATTCAATATCCAGTAAGTCTAAACCGGTTTAAACCGGTTATAAACAATTTAAATCAATCTAATTAGTGTTAATCTCTTAAATCAAGCTATAATGTTAGTTCAAATCCACAGGAATGAGTGAGCAAGAAGCTTTGGATTATCGTCACAGTTTGGGGATTCGTGTATCCGGTTTCGATGTTCCTAGGCCAGTGAAGACCTTTGAGGATTGTGGCTTCTCCTCACAGATCATGAGTGCTATCAAGAAACAAGCTTATGAGAAACCCACAACCATCCAGTGTCAGGCTTTACCCGTTGTGTTATCCGGTAGAGATGTTATTGGTATAGCTAAAACTGGTTCAGGGAAGACTGCAGCTTTTGTTCTTCCTATGATTGTTCATATTATGGATCACCCTGAGCTTCGGAGGGAAGAAGGTCCTATTGGTGTCATATGTGCTCCAACTAGGGAACTTGCTCATCAGATATACTTGGAAGCTAAGAAGTTTTCGAAAGCGTATGGGTTGCGAGTCTCAGCTGTGTATGGTGGAATGGGGAAGCATGAGCAGTTTAGAGAGCTCAAGGCGGGATGCGAGATTGTTGTTGCTACTCCTGGGAGGTTGATAGATATGCTGAAGATGAAGGCTTTGACGATGATGAGAGCCTCTTATTTGGTTCTTGATGAGGCTGATCGGATGTTTGACCTTGGGTTTGAGCCGCAGGTGAGGTCTATCGTTGGTCAGATTCGTCCAGATCGTCAGACTTTGCTGTTCTCAGCTACTATGCCTTGGAAAGTTGAGAAGTTAGCTAGGGAGATCCTTTCAGATCCTATTAGAGTCACTGTTGGTGAAGCTGGGATGGCTAATGAGGATATCACACAAGTTGTGAATGTGATACCATCAGATGCTGATAAACTCCCTTGGCTACTTGAGAAGCTACCTGGAATGATTGATGAAGGTGACGTGTTAGTGTTTGCTTCTAAAAAAGCCACTGTTGATGAGATTGAGGCTCAGCTTACTCTGAATGCTTTTAAAGTGGCTGCCCTTCACGGTGATAAAGACCAGGCCTCACGAATGGAAACTTTGCAGAAGTTCAAATCTGGAGTTTACCATGTGCTAGTTGCTACCGATGTTGCTGCCAGAGGTCTTGATATCAAGTCGCTTAAGACAGTGGTTAACTACGACACTGCAAAGGACATGGACATGCATGTACATCGTATTGGTAGGACTGGTCGTGCTGGTGACAAAGACGGGGTTGCCTACACGCTTGTTACGCAGAGAGAGGCTAGATTTGCTGGTGAATTGATAAACAGTCTGGTTGCTGCTGGTCAGAATGTGCCTCCAGAACTCATGGATCTCGCCATGAAGGTAATAGCAGCTCCATTCCACTAGTTCTATTCATGCTATGATTGTCCATCCTACTTGCTCCATTGCACCACTCTAGTTTCATGATTGTTGAGTAAATTTACTTTTGCAAATCAATAGGATGGACGATTCAAGTCCAAGCGTGACGGAAGAAAAGGAGGTAAGCATATGTTAGCTCTATTGAGTACTATGTTCTTTTGCGAAGAGAAACCTTTCAGTAGATTTGAATTGATGGAGATGATCTGTGGTCAATGTTTTTCTTTGCATAAGCCTTTTTGTCAATTGTGATAATCCATCCAAAGAGCTGTGCATGATCTATGAATCTCTTGTTATATAGGTGGGAAGAAAGGTCGAGGACGAGGCGGTGGTGGTGGAAATAGAGGAGTACGAGGAGTTGATTTTGGTCTTGGTATTGGCTTTAACTCGGAATCAAGTGGGACACCGTCTCAAGCTGCACCAAGTAGAAAGGGGGTGATCAATTCTGTGAGGACGGGAGTAATGGCCCAATTCAAGAATAGCTTTGTGGCTGCTACGCCATCGAACCCACAAAGCCAAGGAGGCTATCCGAACAAGAGACCATCTCTAATGGGATTTGTCTCAGGTGGAACCATTGGTGGGGACATGGGTAGAACTCAGACTCAAGCCCCCCCAGTAGCAGCTAGTCATAATGCTTCATTGCATAACTCCAGTCAAAAGACTCCACAGAGGTGTGATTCGTTTTAGTTTCACTGTTTTACTTGCTAGGTTTGATCTGTTAGCTGATTTGATCTGATCTTTGCTGTTACAGTTCTGAAGAGCGACCAAGAGAGAGGAAAAGGAGGTCTGGTTGGGATAATTGATTGCATTTAGTAGTAATGGCTGGAAGTGTTTTTACAGTCTTGTTGTATCAGTTGTCTcgaaaaaacattatttatccGTCCTGTTTTAGCTCTCGAATATCTTCTAAATGTCACATGTGTTGTTTACTAGCTACGAGGAAACGAAGCAAAGGAtagaaataaaaagttttgtGTGATCGCAGTGAGCAAATGAGGTGGTGAAACAGGGTTTAAATTACAAAGCATTACATCAAACAAAAGTTACTAGAGAGTTCCCACCGTGAATTCTTTCTTTTAAACTGATAAAGACCAATCTCTCTGTGGCATCAAGACGGAAAGATTCCACCACAATCTGCGCCTTAGTAGTATGACATCACACGTGCGCTCATTCACATCAGCGACGACGTCTTTGATGTCTACTCTTATAACATCACACGTGAAGGACGATGATGGCCCAATCTTTTTTCAACGTTGTACTAATTTAAGGCCCACTAGAGAGGAAGATGTAAAACGCATTTTAATCTCCGTTGAGATTTGACGGTCTCCGTTCTCGCGAATAATAATCGGAGAATAGTTGGAGCTTTCTTATTCAAGAAATCGAGGAATGTTGTTACATGGGTTTGTGAAGATCGTACAGGTTATTTTGTAACAAGTTTTGTCTCAAACTAAAAGAAAGAAGCAACAGTGTTGGTGAAACACACAACCTTGTGTCGAGATTAATTACAACACATAATAGTATCATTACAAGAACCAGAACAGAGCTAACTCAACTTAGATTGTAAATTAAGTCAAACACATCATAATTATAAATCTAACCAGACTGACAAAGTGACAATTAAAGAAGATGCATAAATAGAAACGATATCACTTGATGGCTCTCCAATCGATCATACCAAACATAGTAATAAACTTTTGTTTCCCAAAGTAGAAAACTAGATCTTGATTTCGAACAGCACTTAAAACACTATCCAAAATCCTATAGCAATCATCAACATCAGTCAATAACGAAAACAAATATATGATTCCGAGCATAGATctacaaaagaatatttgaaAAGACAGATTACGAGTTTGTGCGTGAATCTAATCCAACAACAAGATAGGATTACTACATGAGCATACGAATTAGATTCACGCACAAAACATGTAATATGACTCTTCTCTAATGCAaaatcttcttcatcttattttgagagagagagagagagactactTTTAGGGAAATTGCACCCCATACACTAGACTTTTACCCTAATTAACCAAATACCTTAAATCCCACAATGTTATACTTTTTTCCATAGACACAAACTAGTCACATCAtaggtattttcatttttttagggttttaaacCAATTCACCCCTACTTTTATCTGCCGACGCAATAGAGGTAGATAAGAATATCTTCCTTCTTATTGGCTATACCTACTTTGTATTCTATCAAAATGTCGGTTTATGGATCAGACCGCATACACAATAAACGGGCCAATCTCAATCCTATTATTCTAAATGGCCCCTAAACCCAACTGTTATTTCTAGTTTTGGCCCAGCATATGCGatatttttatactatatattagatttttcaCTCTAAATTTAGGTTACTATCTACTCGATGGTAACTTGTAAACATAACATTCCACTTTTAGATTCGATTGGAATGATCTTCTATTTCGTTTAGTATCTTCATTCGATGACAGACACACATGTTACCATTTACAATTACCAAACGCGAATGTGGTGTGCGTACAAAACCTATGTATATTCGGTCATTACTTAagcaaattttaaaagttttacgataaaataacaaaatattaattgagATGTATTTTGGGTGGTCTAGACGAATAGGAGGATATAAGAACATGTGCATGCACGTTGAGCTTATATACATACAACGTGCTAACACGCGATCAATCTCGACCACTAAACTTTCCATCATGGCTAGCTATAGTTCATATATATGTAAACCTACCTTCATTAGTTAGGTACTTTTCACGTTACCTAGTCATTCATAAACTATAATGcatgttgttcaaaaaaaaaaagtcattcaTAAACTATATACTCATACGCAGATCAATCATATGTTTAGTTAATGTTAAGCTAATTCTCTCAATTATTAAGTTCAATGTTTCGTGTTGACGGCGATGGGAGATATATACATTGAATCTAATAGTCTCCGAGGATGTCTGATCATCATCGCTCCACGAAtctgcttcttctttcttccctttttaaaaataaaaaacacatGACGAGCGAAGAACATAATCTTTTAAGATGCTCCAATCAAATCCACTCacgaaaataaaattcttaaatgaGAATTCCACAAATTCAAAGAAACATTGAAGATATCGCATGTTCTTAtgtcttttaaaatt is drawn from Brassica rapa cultivar Chiifu-401-42 chromosome A05, CAAS_Brap_v3.01, whole genome shotgun sequence and contains these coding sequences:
- the LOC103866388 gene encoding hepatoma-derived growth factor-related protein 2, whose amino-acid sequence is MEPNGGAHLDGMNNTVRKKRSLTCRRRPRLEGSTPSDNLSKISSDDIPAFDTNPTRKEFSLSHCISRADSIAESQRGNNGTLRREINKRSTEGVLAPASWKNTSREDEGNGRINGKATALGELEGETKRMKLKISVHANGSSRKSSKPVNDTTNNDLEESSDSPLDRKAGLEGVNRNPEKDETGRSKQGGPSGSVRKSKRAPKKRVFESNDDSDDEIRYLEKLKYRNVSVCNEETESVRRLLKPSNGEQKNKTASEKVSEEMDYEEEELDSVADEKEIGNEVKRQSTMTSRQRTLASASGKSSAIEFPDGLPPTTSRRKKENLSEMEQQLKKAEAAQRRKVQIEKAARESEAEAIRKILGQDSSRKKREDKIKKRLDELAQEKAAHEERASTSYIRTIMGPNGTTVSFPIDKVPSLFDPKPFSYPPPRENCAGPSCTNSYKYRDSKTKLPLCSLKCYKAVQQQQTAPV
- the LOC103866389 gene encoding DEAD-box ATP-dependent RNA helicase 24, producing MSNRNSQRFRGGDNSEDADVDNIDFIDNEEEEEQAVHNGGGDDEDEIDPLDAFMEGIHQEMKSAPPPKPKAKAERYKDDDDDHVVSFLKAKKDLGLTLAADALNAGYNSDEEVYAAAKAVDAGMLEYDSDDNPIVVDKRKIEPIQALDHSSIDYEPINKDFYEEVDSISRMSEQEALDYRHSLGIRVSGFDVPRPVKTFEDCGFSSQIMSAIKKQAYEKPTTIQCQALPVVLSGRDVIGIAKTGSGKTAAFVLPMIVHIMDHPELRREEGPIGVICAPTRELAHQIYLEAKKFSKAYGLRVSAVYGGMGKHEQFRELKAGCEIVVATPGRLIDMLKMKALTMMRASYLVLDEADRMFDLGFEPQVRSIVGQIRPDRQTLLFSATMPWKVEKLAREILSDPIRVTVGEAGMANEDITQVVNVIPSDADKLPWLLEKLPGMIDEGDVLVFASKKATVDEIEAQLTLNAFKVAALHGDKDQASRMETLQKFKSGVYHVLVATDVAARGLDIKSLKTVVNYDTAKDMDMHVHRIGRTGRAGDKDGVAYTLVTQREARFAGELINSLVAAGQNVPPELMDLAMKDGRFKSKRDGRKGGGKKGRGRGGGGGNRGVRGVDFGLGIGFNSESSGTPSQAAPSRKGVINSVRTGVMAQFKNSFVAATPSNPQSQGGYPNKRPSLMGFVSGGTIGGDMGRTQTQAPPVAASHNASLHNSSQKTPQSSEERPRERKRRSGWDN